From the genome of Prevotella herbatica, one region includes:
- a CDS encoding RapZ C-terminal domain-containing protein, producing the protein MQKLTKLYADYKGEEPVEIEKLPGAGSNRQYYRFVDKDGGTIIGVVGTSRDENHAFIYLDNHFSMRKLPVPNVLAVSNDELRYLQTDLGNSSLFDAIKGGREADGRYNQKEQQLLVKTIRELPKIQIEGARELDWTNCYPQPEFDKEGVLFDLNYFKYCFLKATGLDFHELKLEANFRMFAKDLTSEDCDSFLYRDFQARNIMLDENDNPYFIDFQGGRKGPYYYDVASFLWQASAKYSFKLRRKLVYEYYNSLKNYVEVPSERHFVERLSLFVLFRTLQVLGAYGFRGYFERKKHFLDSIPPAMDNLRELLKLNPDIFPYPYMMDMLKKLTEMPMFSHIEEPAHSRADGYKITDSNVYVAHSQDGPATFSSYDAKGPLVVNVNSFSFRKGIPDDPSGNGGGYVFDCRSTHNPGRYEPYKKLTGLDEPVIRFLEDDGEILTFLDEVYKLADHHVMRYIQRGFTNLMFSFGCTGGQHRSVYSAQHLAEHIHEKFGIEVHVNHREQNIQQILLKK; encoded by the coding sequence ATGCAAAAGTTAACGAAGTTATATGCTGATTATAAAGGAGAGGAACCTGTAGAGATAGAAAAACTTCCTGGAGCTGGAAGTAACAGACAATACTATCGTTTTGTGGATAAGGATGGCGGTACTATTATCGGCGTTGTTGGTACGAGTAGAGATGAGAACCATGCTTTTATATATTTGGATAATCATTTCTCAATGAGAAAACTTCCTGTACCAAACGTTTTGGCTGTTAGCAATGATGAGTTGCGCTATTTGCAGACCGACTTAGGAAATTCATCTTTGTTTGATGCAATAAAAGGTGGAAGGGAAGCAGACGGAAGATATAATCAAAAGGAACAACAACTGTTGGTGAAGACCATCAGGGAATTGCCTAAGATTCAGATTGAAGGCGCAAGAGAACTGGATTGGACTAATTGCTATCCACAACCTGAATTTGATAAAGAAGGCGTACTCTTTGATTTAAACTATTTCAAGTATTGTTTTCTCAAAGCTACAGGACTAGACTTTCATGAGCTTAAACTTGAAGCTAATTTTAGAATGTTTGCCAAAGATTTGACTTCTGAAGATTGTGACAGTTTTCTTTATCGTGATTTTCAGGCGCGCAATATAATGCTAGATGAAAATGACAATCCATACTTTATTGACTTTCAAGGTGGACGAAAAGGACCTTATTATTATGATGTAGCTTCTTTCTTATGGCAAGCTTCAGCAAAGTATTCGTTCAAACTTCGTCGCAAACTTGTCTATGAGTATTATAATTCGTTGAAGAATTATGTAGAGGTTCCTTCTGAACGCCATTTCGTTGAAAGATTGAGCTTGTTTGTTTTGTTTCGTACTCTTCAGGTTTTAGGAGCGTATGGTTTCAGAGGATATTTTGAGCGTAAAAAGCATTTCTTGGATTCAATACCTCCGGCAATGGATAATCTTCGTGAACTTCTGAAGCTTAATCCTGATATATTCCCTTATCCTTATATGATGGATATGTTGAAGAAACTTACTGAAATGCCCATGTTCTCACATATTGAAGAACCTGCACACAGCAGAGCTGACGGATATAAGATAACAGACAGTAACGTTTATGTAGCACATTCACAAGACGGCCCTGCTACATTCTCAAGTTATGACGCTAAAGGACCTTTGGTTGTAAATGTGAACAGTTTCTCATTTAGAAAAGGAATCCCTGATGATCCTTCTGGAAACGGTGGCGGTTATGTGTTTGATTGCCGTAGCACTCACAACCCGGGTCGTTATGAACCATATAAGAAACTTACCGGACTTGACGAACCCGTTATTCGATTCCTTGAAGATGATGGTGAGATATTGACGTTTCTTGATGAAGTGTATAAACTCGCTGATCATCATGTCATGAGATATATCCAACGTGGATTCACTAATTTGATGTTTTCTTTTGGTTGTACAGGTGGTCAGCATAGATCAGTGTATAGTGCACAGCATCTGGCAGAGCATATTCATGAGAAATTTGGAATTGAAGTACATGTGAATCATCGTGAACAGAATATACAGCAGATATTACTGAAAAAGTAA
- a CDS encoding sugar phosphate nucleotidyltransferase, whose translation MMQAMIFAAGLGTRLKPLTDSMPKALVRVGGEPLLKRVIFRLKDAGFNSIIINVHHFASQIIDYLKENDNFGLDIKISDETSGLLETGGGIKKAIPLFNPNDQILIHNVDILSNVDLKKFYHVDRRVMCKSCGVPHRQAGAVLLVSWRKTKRYLMFNDDMLLVGWVNIETGEIKSPYAEVKSSTIDKLRENYKMYAFSGIHSFSPQLFPFMSDYPDKFPIMDFYLQNCDKIAIKGYVKEDLKLMDVGKLDTIDNAETFLEELNQ comes from the coding sequence ATGATGCAAGCAATGATTTTCGCAGCAGGATTGGGTACTCGCCTAAAACCTCTTACCGATAGTATGCCAAAGGCGTTGGTAAGAGTTGGAGGAGAGCCGCTGCTCAAACGCGTGATCTTTCGATTGAAAGATGCCGGATTCAATTCAATAATAATTAATGTACATCATTTTGCAAGTCAGATAATAGATTATTTAAAGGAGAATGATAATTTCGGACTTGATATAAAAATCAGTGATGAAACTTCAGGATTGCTTGAAACTGGTGGTGGTATAAAGAAAGCCATACCTTTATTTAATCCTAATGATCAGATACTCATCCATAATGTAGACATCTTGAGTAATGTAGATTTAAAGAAATTCTATCATGTAGATCGTCGTGTCATGTGTAAGTCTTGCGGAGTTCCGCATCGTCAAGCTGGGGCAGTATTGCTTGTAAGCTGGCGAAAGACAAAGAGATATCTGATGTTTAATGATGACATGCTTCTTGTCGGTTGGGTTAATATAGAAACCGGTGAGATAAAAAGTCCTTATGCGGAAGTTAAATCTTCTACAATAGATAAGCTTCGTGAAAATTATAAGATGTATGCTTTTTCGGGTATACATTCTTTCTCTCCTCAACTGTTTCCATTCATGTCTGATTATCCAGATAAGTTCCCTATCATGGACTTCTATCTGCAAAACTGCGATAAGATAGCTATTAAGGGATATGTGAAAGAAGACTTGAAACTGATGGATGTCGGAAAACTCGATACGATTGATAATGCGGAAACTTTTCTTGAGGAGTTGAATCAATAA